In Ascaphus truei isolate aAscTru1 chromosome 7, aAscTru1.hap1, whole genome shotgun sequence, one genomic interval encodes:
- the LOC142499918 gene encoding uncharacterized protein LOC142499918, with amino-acid sequence MQRDNILGVIHVAPEGHVSPETEQVSSPGSASSTHLEEHDEEDFDDDDDDDDDDAAAAAIDTQIQASDHEEVPIETVLPPKRPANTTYDAIVASEGKIVEAENRRHSDLMTVLERMIALQEETVSQLAHLHRVFIEVPKQLQKINTSFEALVVQQTQANYWRMTNVPQFNTSQPGSVHAGQFSPHSSDIHSPGPNVTGQVADIAVQVPDDILPLPSVQIQQQTPTKEATKTKQDTHETDQPSLVQCLPTCSHVSVGTSPVREQSLPKSPVGESLAKSPVGESLPKSPVAL; translated from the exons ATGCAGCGAGACAACATTTTGGGGGTTATTCATG ttgcccctgaaggacatgtgtcacctgagactgaacaagtgtcttcacctgggtcagccagctcaacacacctagaag aacatgatgaagaggattttgatgatgatgatgatgatgatgatgatgatgccgccgccgccgccatagacacacaaatacaagcaagtgaccatgaagaggttccaattgaaactgttttaccgccaaaacgtccagcaaataccacatatgatgcaattgtagcttctgagggaaaaattgtggaagcagaaaatcgtcgccattctgacctgatgacagtgctggaaaggatgattgcactgcaggaagaaacagtttcacaattggcacatctccacagagtcttcattgaagtgcctaaacagttgcaaaaaatcaacacctcattcgaagcattagttgttcagcaaacacaagctaattactggagaatgactaatgtaccacaattcaacacctcccagccaggatctgttcatgcaggtcagttttcaccacattcatctgatattcattcaccaggcccaaatgttaccggtcaagtagcagacattgctgtgcaggttcctgatgacatcctaccgttgccatctgtacaaattcagcagcagacacctacaaaggaggcgacaaaaacaaaacaagacacacatgaaacagaccaaccatcacttgtgcagtgtctaccaacttgctcacatgtgtcagtgggcacaagccctgtccgtgaacagtcactacccaaaagccctgtaggtgagtcactggccaaaagccctgtaggtgaatcgctgcccaaaagccctgtag ccctgtag